Below is a window of Patescibacteria group bacterium DNA.
CTTGGCTGTGGTTGGATCCTTTTTAAGTTTTTTTAAAGCCACAAAACCATCCATTTTTGGCATGATAACATCCAACAGTATCACGTCTGGATGTTCACTGGTGGCTAACTGCATACCATCGGCACCATTATAGGCCGACAATATTTCGAACCCTTGGGTTTTAAACTTCCGGGTATACATCCCATGAAGCATTTCGTCGTCTTCGACTAATAGTACTTTATACATATCTTTCAGTATATCACCTGCTCTACCATTCGTCCAACCCGCAACAACTTACTTTCACTCCACTGTGGCCCAATAATCTGCACACCCACCGGTAAATTATCAACACTTCCCGCTGGCACTACTAAAGCTGGTACCCCGGCTAAAGATGGTGGAATAGTATAAACATCTTCCAAATACATTTGTAAAGGATCTTGGCTGTTCGCACCAATCACAAAGGCCGTACCCGGACACGGTGGTGTCATTAACACATCTACCTTTTTAAACGCTTCTGTAAAATCTTGCCGCACCAAACTGCGCACTTTCATCGCTTTGAGATAATAGGCATCATAATAACCAGACGATAAGGCATAAGTACCTAACATGATGCGCCGTTTCGCCTCGGCGCCAAACCCCTCTCCCCGACTGTTCATATAAACACTTAGTAAATCGGTGGTGTTATTACTCCGAAAACCATATCTAATACCATCAAAGCGCGCTAAATTTGAACTAACTTCTGATGGCACTAATATATAATAACTGGGCATGGCATAGGACGTATGTGGCATGTCTACCTCTATTACCTCAGCACCTTGTTTACTTAACTGATTCACTAAGTCATGCACTATTTTCTTCACGGCCGGATTTAAACCGTCAATTTCTAAATATTGTTTGGCTAGACCTATTTTTAGTTGGCTTATGGGTTGTTCAAGATTTTCAGTGTAATTAACCACTAAGTTTTCTGGCACGTTACTATCATGTTGATCTGGCCCGGCGATGGTTTCCATAATCATGGCTAAATCCTCGACTGATTCAGTTAAAGGGCCAACTGTATCAAATGATGACGCCATGGGAATAACTCCATAACGTGGTACCAAACCATACGTTGGGCGCATACCCACGACACCACAAAATGAAGCTGGCTGACGAATTGAACCTCCTGTATCACTACCAAAAGCAAAAGGTGCTAATGAAGCCGCCACGGCCGCCGCCGAACCACCAGACGAACCACCAGCCACGCGAGTAATATCAGCTGGATTTTTAGTTACCCCGAAACATGAGTTTTCAGTAGATGAACCCATGGCAAATTCATCGGCATTAGTTTTGCCCAACAACACTGCACCGGTTAACCGATTTATAACTGTAGCAGTATAGGGTGGTTTGTAGCCACGTAAAATATTTGAACAAGCTGTGGTCTCAATATCTTTTACACAATAAATATCTTTGGCAGCATAAGGAATTCCGGTAAATAAAGATTGTTTACCGGCTTGAATAAGTTTATCGGCTGCAGTGGCTTGCTGTAAGGCTAGTTCTTCTGTTACTAAAACATAAGCGTTCAACGCAGGATTTTTTTCTTTAATCTGTGTTAAATATTCGGTCGTTAACTTGGTGGCAGTAGTTTGACCACTATCTAATTGTTCACGCAGTTGTTTTAACATGGATACTTTTTACTTTAATGTGTCCCTCGGCTGTTTCAATGGCACTGGCTAACATCTGGTCACGGGTAAATTCATCGGTTATGTCATCTGGCCGAAGTCTATTCGATAAACCGGTGACACTGGCCGTTGGTACTACCCCAGTTGTGTCTAACTGATTGAGTTGATCAACATAATCTAAAATCCGCGATAGTTCTACCTGAAACTGTTTTACTTCAGTCTCAGTTAAAGAGATGCGCGCTAAATGGCTGATTCTGATTACTTCGTCATGAGATAAAGCCATGGCGACTAGTATAGCATATCTTTAAATTGTGTCTCGTTTATAATTTTAACCCCTAATTGCTTGGCTTTGTCATACTTTGAACCTGGTTCGGTACCGGCTACAACAAAATCAGTTTTAGTGCTAACACTACTGGAGATTTTTCCACCATGATCTCTTATTACCTGTTTGATACCATCACGTGAATACCCTTGTAAAGTGCCTGTTACAACAAACGTTTTATTTGTAAAGACGCGAAATTTCGCGTCTTTACCTGATGCTGGTTTTTGCAATGTGACATATTTCAATAATTCATTTAGATTATTTTGGTTTTTTTTATCATTAAAATATTCATAAATGCTTTGGGAAACAATAGTACCGATACCGGGAATCCCCTGTAGAGACGTTGCATGCAACGTCTCTACAGGGATCGTATCGACCGGGATGGTTCCAAAATGATTCGCCAATATAACCGCCGTTTCCTCACCAACATGACGAATACCCAAAGCATATAAAAATCTGGCCAGGGGTACTGTTCGTTTCGCTTGAATCTCGCTGATTAAATTAACCGCCGATTTTTCTGCAAAGCGATCTAATGGTTCAACGTCACCAATGGTTAATGTAAACAGATCAGCAAAATTCTTCACTAAGCCAGCCGCAACTAATTGATCGATTATTTTTGGTCCTAAGCCCTCAATGTCAAATCCGCCCTTTGAGACAAAATGATATAAACGTTCACGCTCCTGAGCAAAACATTTTGGATTGGTGCAATAATACGCCACCTCCCCGTCTGTTCGCCCAACTTTAGCACCACAGGCCGGACACAGTTTTGGAAACTGAAATGGCTGACTTTTTTTAGCGCGCAAATTTGGTAAGGTTTGAACTACTTCTGGGATAATATCACCCGCTTTTTGAATTATGACCGTGTCCCCCACCCGCACATCTAAACGTTCAATCTCATCGGCATTATGTAAAGTAGCGCGCGACACAGTTGAACCAGCGACAAACACAGGGCGCAAATGTGCCACCGGAGTAAGTGCTCCGGTGCGGCCCACTTGCACCTGAATATCTTCCACAACAGTAGTGGCTTGTTCAGCTGGAAATTTATAAGCAATCGCTCCACGTGGTGCTTTTCCGACTACACCCAACTGTTTAAACACAGCTAACTGATCGATATTCACCACTATGCCATCAGTCCAGTACGGTAATTTATCCCGTTTTTTTATTATTTGACTATGATATTTTTTTACCTGTTCTAAATTAGCACATAAAACATTATGCGGGTTAGATGGAAAACCAAATTTAACCAACGCCGCGTGCACATCCGAGTGTAATTTTAAACCTAGATCAGTCACGCAATCATAGGCCATAAAAGATAACTTACGGCTGGCCGCAATAGTTGGATCGAGCTGCCTAATGCTGCCAGCTGACACATTGCGTGGATTAGCAAATTTTTCCACACTGGTTTTATTGAGGTGTTCAAATTGTTGTTTCGTCATATACACTTCTCCGCGCACTTCTAACACCGCCGGAAATTCCCCGTGTAATTTTAGTGGAATCGACTCGATGGTTTTCAAATTGGCAGTGACATCTTCACCGATTTTTCCATCTCCCCGCGTGGCTCCCTGTATAAACATACCATGCTCATAACGCAGATTCACGGCTAAGCCATCCATTTTAATTTCAGCATAATAACTAATGTCACCGGAGACTAATTTTTTTATTTTTATCTCCCAATCACTTAATTCTTCTATAGAAAAAACATCATTTAAAGATAACATCGCCTGACTATGAGTAACTTTTTTAAAGTCTGGTAGCGGCTGACCACCCACCCGTTGGCTGGGAGAATCTGGTGTTAGGTATTCCGGAAACTGTTGCTCTAATTGGGTTAATTCATGTTTTAAGGAATCCAAGGCTGCTTCAGACAGAGCTGGTTTATCCAACACATGATACAAATAGCGTTGCTGTTCAATCTCGTGTTTGAGTTGATTGATTCTTTGCTGAGCGGCGGTTTGGTTCATTTGGTGACAGTTTGTTCAGAGAATAAAACAAAATCAAGATACGGATTCAACGTTGTATTCCACGGTGCGGTCACGCTCCCCTGGGATTGGCTTTTCGCATATGTCCCCGTACTATCAATCTGCACATAATTTTTGAGCGTTAAAGGTAAACCACCGCTGTCTAACGGAGTAACTAAGACAGCTGTGATCGGGCAGGTCATGGCTTTAACCCGGACTTTGTAGAGGTAATTACTATCAACCTCCAAAGTATATCCGTCACATACTGGTGCTGTACCAGTACATGGTACTTCATAGTGTGTGATTGGCATGGTTGGTTTAGAAATATCAATCCAAGTATCTTCTGTCCAACTGGAATAACTTACTTCAGCATGTGACAGACCGGCATCGCACGAACTACTTTCTACCCAAGTAATGGCAAGATTAGCCATATTAGCAATTGGTTGAGAACCGTCACTCACATCCCATTGCACCACCTCATTCTGGGCTAAATCATAACTATGATCTGACACAAAACTAGTAGTGAGAGTGTAACTGGAAGCATTCGATAACGTACTAGTAAAATCGGCGATGGTAGCTAATCCAGTAGTAGCATCGATCGTTTTAGCATTACGCGCATATTGTAAATAATACAAGCCTCTTTCTAAACCACTTTCCATGGCAAAGGTGGCGCGCGCATGCTCATTATAGGCAGTTGTGGTGCGCACATTATTTAAAATGACTGTCACCACAGTAGTGGTAATAACCATGGCTATTAACATAACCATCAGTACGAAGATAATAGTGGAACCGGAACGTTTAACGAGCATACTGTCTGGTGGTTAAAAATGTCTGTAATTTATATATTTGGCTCGCATCTTTGACACTATGTCCGGTGATTAATATCATGACACTTGGCTGATAATTAATATTCAAGGTTGGATCAGTTGGATTAGTCTGGGGGTAAATATAGAAAGACAAAGCATCGATCACTACATCGTTATGCACGGAAGTTGTGATCGGTGTGTCTATATCAGTCGCCACATTTTTTCTGATCACCTGGCCACCCATTAAAAAATAGCGATATGTTACCACCCCACCGGTGTCTGACACAGCTAAGTACAGATCATTCACCGGATTCACCAGTGGTATAATTGTATAACTAGAATAGGATATTTCAGCGCTAGTCATTTGACTGGCTAAAGTTTCTAGAAAAAAATTCATCTCTTCTTGCACATGTTGAGTATCAATCCCAGTGAGTGGTTTACGTAATGCTAAAATAAATAAATTAACCGTGACAGCCATCACCGTAGCAAACAGCGCCGCCGCAACGAGTAATTCAACCAAGGTAAACCCTTTACGATTGTGCATATTTCCAATCATATAACTGTTCTTCAATCACCCGACTGTGGGTACTACCATGACTCTCCCATTGTACTTCGGCTTTTACTTGTATGCCAATCTGCTGCGATAACGAACCACAATTTTGCTCGTCAGCCGATAATAAAACTTGTGTCACACCACCATCGGTTGAACAGATCGGATAAAGGGTGACAAACCGACGATACGGTGTGGTTGTCCAACCACTTCCGGGCGGAGCCAAAAATTGACGATAGAGCCCCGCTCCATTTTGATAAATAGTCGCTTGTGTCGCTGTAATACTATCTGATGTAAAATCTAAACTCAGAGCCGTTCCAGGATCACTTAAAGTTTGTTTCCATAAATAGATACCAGTATAATCATCTGTTTCAGTGCCACTATGCAGCCCATCATCATACACAACCGTTAGACCATTGTCTCGCTTTAGCCAATTACTATCTCGAATAAACCGTACCGCTTCCACATTTTCACGCGCCAAATATAAAGCTACGACATCTTGTACCGTAGTATTTGAAGAGGCTTGCGCATTAACTAAAGTGGTGATTAATGTCACCAAACCGGTGATAATAATAGTAATCGATAATAACACTTCAATTAATGTTTGACCAACTGAGAGAGAACGATGCATAACTTTATTCTATCACAGCCACCGCTGGATATACTTTAATTGTAGAAACAGTCATAGATTTTGGTTCACGGACAGTGAGGATAATGGTATTCGGGTCTAATCCACCGTTATACAATACACTATGGTCTGAACTGGTATTAAATTTTATTATACAATCACCTGTTGTACTGACATCGCCATTTTGCTCACACGATAAAACAATGACATTATCCTGTAAAATGGTAGTACTGAGTGTAGTTGTATCGGCTATTTGTTGTACGGTGCTGCTACCTAATGTAATAGATATACCATAAGCGGTGGGCATAATACCACCACAACAGCTTTGCCCGGTAAAGGCTTTGGTTCTGGCTAAAATCAATTCGGCACGCACTACATCACTACCATTTTCCAAAGCTTGGGAGGGAGATAAACGCCTCACCTGCATAACAACGCCCAATGTTATCACAATTAAAATCGCCAGTGTGACAACTAACTCAACTATAGTGAACCCACTGGGTTGATGTTTAGATTGGCAATTTAAGAAATGCATACAAATACCAGTGAACTATTTGATTACCCCATAAAAGTGCTACAACACCGGCTCCGGTTAAAAATGTGCCGAATGGTAATGCATCACCCATTTTTTTTGATTTTATTAATAATAATGGTAAGGCTACCAACGCTCCAGCGACGTACGCTAAAAACAAACAGACCACAATGTTTGGCCAGGCTAACATCACACCCAACATCACTCCTAAACGAATATCCCCACTCCCCACCCACCGACCTTTTGATAACACATATTGTGCCAAAAATATTCCACCACCTAAAGCCACACCCACACCAATATCAAACATAGACCCACCCAACAACACCTGACCAATTAGAGCAATAACCATACCAGATAGAGAAAAAACATCTGGTATGGTACTAAACAGATAATCCGATAAAAATATAGCTAGACAAATTGATACTAAAATCAAGTAAATAGTTAGACGGACGGGGTCGGTATAAAAAAATATCCCTAATAAAATAAATAATCCGGCTGTTACCGCTTCAACTAATGGATACTGTACGGAAATTGATTGCTGACAAAATAAACATCTCCCGCGTAATCCAATGTATGATAATAACGGTATTAAGGTATACCAATATAAAGTGTGATGGCAATGTGGACACTGTGATCGACCCTGTAATGATTGGGATTGATTGATCCGTAATACTGTTGCATTTACAAAACTGCCAATGGCCAAACCGGTTAGAGCCAAAAAAACGATGACAAAAATGGTTATATCCATGAGGAGATTATACCACATAAAATCATTAGGGAGGCGAAAAACCAGTAGAGACATGCCATGGCATGTCTCTACTGGTTTTATTAATATTTGGATTTCTTAATCCGACAAACAATACATTGGATCGACACAATCTAATGCGACGGCACTGTTACCATCAGATGATATAAAACTGACTGGGGCTTCCCAACCAGCATCAGCAACGGCATAGGCGTTATCATCATCACCATTTAAGGCATTATGATCAGTTTGTTCTAATTCTACCGCGACAAAATACTCGATTCCGGCTGCATTAGTGCCATAAGTGTATACATATGGGCTAGTATTAGTCGGATCGATTGGTAAAGCGGTTGTGTAAGGATCGAGTGATGTGCCAAATTCAGTCCAGGTGGTGTTATTAACATCATCGGTTAATGGGTAAGTGTTGTTTTCTCTATAATATATCTCTACCGCATTCTGAATTTGTTTCACATCAGCTAACCGTTTGGTATCCCGCGCTTTACGTTGCGCCGTAGTTAATGAAACTATAGCTAAAGTGGCTAATAAACCAATAATCGCGATCACGATTAAAAGTTCGATCAAGGTAAAACCTTGAGTTTGGTCAGTTTGTGTCCTCTTAAAGGTCATAACAGATTTGTTATTGATTAATTGCTGTGATTATAGCATAAATGTGAAAAAGACAAAAGGATCGCTGAAAAGATGAAGGGTCTGAAAACGCTGAAGAAGATTTATTTATATTACATTCTTTTTCAGCGTTTTCATGTCTTATTCATCTATTCAGCGATCCTTTCCCACAAAAACCAACAGAGACGCCCCACCGGGACGTCTCTGTACACTTGATGACATTATTTATTAAACATCACTCAGAAGCACAATAGATTGGATCGGCACAACTAAATGTGTTCAAGTCAGTAGCGCCAGTATCATTAGATGATACATAATCAACACCGGCAAGCCAGCCTGCAGTAGTGCCGACTATATAACTACCATCATCATCTCCACTTAAAGCAGTGTGACTGGTATCTTCTAACTTAGCACCGATAAAATACTCTGTACCGACTGAGTTAGCACCATACGTATATATTGATGTACCACTATTTGTTGGATCAACCGGTATATTAGTAATGTAATTACCAATGCCAGTTGTAGACCCGAATTCAGTCCATGTTTCGTTAGTAGTATCTGTGCTTAATGGATAAGCTGAACTTTCACTATAAAACAACTCCACAGCATTCTGTAGTTGTTTCACATCAGCTAAACGTTTGGTGTCACGGGCTTTACGTTGCGCCGTGGTTAACGACACGATGGCTAAGGTGGCTAATAAACCGATAATCGCGATAACGATTAAAAGTTCGATCAAGGTAAAACCTTGTTCATTTGTTTGTGTACGACTTATTGTCATAGCAAATTTATTAAGGATTTGATTAGTTAATATATCGATAGTATACCATACCGCTTAAACCTAAGCAATAGTCCGCCTTAGGAAATGGTATTGGTGGCACCATAAATTGGCGCTAAAATCCCATAGACCATAATGAATGCCCCTACCCCAAGAGTGATAATAATAATCGGTTCGATTAAACTGGTGATATTACTCAAACTAGTATCAACCTCTTGCACATAAAAATTGCCTAACTTCATTAAGATAGCATCAAGCTTGCCGGTTTCTTCACCGACACTCATCATCTGTGCCACCATGGGCGGAATGACGGTGCTCTTTAAAAAAGACGCCGAGATAGCGTTACCGGCTTCAACTTCCTTGATAGTATGAATTATTAAATCTTTATACACAGAATTACTGACAATATCAGCCACAATATTAAGAGCCGTTGGTAAGGGCACACCACTGCTGAGTAAATTGGATAAACTGATGGCAAACCGACCGAGCACAATACGCTGATAAATCGGTCCAATAATAGGCGCTTTGATTTTGAAATAATCAACCGAATAACGACCGCTCTCGGTACTGATAAAAAATCTGAAACCCACCACCGTACCCACGACAAGTATTAATATTAACCACCAAAAATGTTGTAAAGCATAACTCGCTCCAATCATAATCTGGGTTGGTAAAGGTATTTTGGCACCGCTTTGGGTAATAATTTCTGTAATGGGCGGAACAACATAAATTAACATGATAACGCCCACCGCCAACATCACACTAATAATAAACGCCGGATAAATCATGGCCCCGCGCACCCGACTCATGAGAGCGTAATCTTTTTCTTTTTGCGTAGCTAAATACTCAAAGACCTCATCCAACCGGCCAGTGGTTTCACCGGCGCGAATCATGTGGGTAAAAAATTGATCAAACACTTTTGGATACTTCCCCATCGCGGTGGATAACTTAGCACCCCCATCCACTTCAGAGGCGACATCAGCGATAATCTTTTTTAAGAAATTATTTTCCGTTTGGCGAGTTAATATTTTTAGAGCGCGCACTACTGGCACAGTAGCATTAATTAAAACTGATAATTGTCTGGCAAAAAAAGTGATATCCCGCACGGAAATGCGGTGCGAAAACTGTTCCCATCGTTCCGCTAGTGTGATTGTGGAACGTTCAGCTAATTCGATAACAATCAGTTGCCGTTCACGTAATTCTTCGTTAGCCACATCTAAACTTGGTGCTTCAATCACCCCTTTGGTTAATTGACCTTGAGCCGAGCGCGCTTTATAAACAAACAGTGCCATATTATGTTAAGTCAATGATTGATCAAAGGTTATCATACCATCATTCCGGCCACTTTCAATCAACATACCGATTTTATCAAATGAATCTTTTTTAATAACTGTTATCGTAGCGGCATTTTTGCGCAGTACTTCACAGGCGATGGTCACTTGTCCCCCGACATTGGTTTGTTTTAGCGCTATCACCGCTTCTAATTGATTACTTAAAACTTCCCGAATACTGGCTTGTTCATCCATCCGGAAACAATTTACAATGCTTGATAAAGCAGAGGCAACATTTGGTGACAATACTTCTAAGATAACTAATTTACCTGATTGCACGATCTGTAGAACTGTCCGCACAACACTGGCATCAATCGGTACATTAACTGTCACGATATCTATATCTTCTTGATATAATCTGGATAAAGCACTCGGCATATCTGACACATCTGTGCCCACTTCCACTTGCTCAATGATTGATTTATTGTCGGTAAAACGATATTCAATCGGCTGTTCGAAGGTCATAATGTGTGCCGCTAATGTCTGGTTGTATTCTTCAACCATACCAGATACCAGGGTGCTTTTACCCGTGCCGTATGTTCCGGCTACAACAATCAAACCTTGTTTTATGGAGACACATTGTTTTACGGCATCATGAATTGTCCAACGTGTTAAGGGTTGCACCACAGCCGGTATTAAACGAAAACTGGCACTGATATTCCCCTGCTGGGCATAGGCGTGAAATTTATACCGTGTCTTACCTTTAAAGGTTAATGTTACTAAAATATCTTTCTTTAACTGAAATTGTTCCCACTGTTGATCGGATAGTAGGGCTTGCACCACAGTAATAATAAAATCATTCGTTAATAATGGTTCACTGGTTAAAGGTTGGATACGTCCGGCAATACGCAGACTAGGTGGATTAGCGACGGTTAAATGCAAATCAGAGGCTTTGTATTCAGCTACACTAGCTAGCAATTTGGTCAGACGTAATTCAGTTGTGGTATCAAGTAAACCTGGCATATTATGTGTTATATTTTAGTAGCATTCCAAACTTCCTCCAGCGTGGTCAACCCACGCAGCGCTTTAATTAAACCATCTTGGCGAATTGTGAACATACCCTGAGCCTTTTGCTCGGCACTAATCTGATCGGCATCGTTGACACCACCATCACTAATTAATTTACGTAATGAGGGTGTGTTTTCTAAAACTTCACAAATCGCAATCCGACCATGATACCCACTATCCTCACAGAAACTACAGCCTTTACCTTGATACAGTTTAAACGGCGGCAATAATGTTACATCTCTCGGTAAGTAACTGATGGGCATGGTTTTTATTTCGGCCATCATTTCCGTTGCGCGATTTTTATCGACCGTAATGGGTTGTTTGCAATGTTCACAAATTTTTCGCACCAACCGTTGCGCTACAATCAAGCTGAGGGCACTAGCCACCAAGAAAGGTTCTACGGCCATATCAACCAAACGTGGAATCGCGCCAAAGGCATCATTAGTGTGCAAAGTGGATAAAACTTTATGGCCGGTTAGAGCCGCGTGAATGGCTAACTCGGCGGTTTCGTTATCACGAATTTCTCCCACCATAATCACGTCTGGATCCTGCCGCAACACGGAGCGTAAACCATTGGCAAAGGTTAAACCAATTTCCGGACGCATCTGTGATTGCGCAATACCAGGTAGATTATACTCCACCGGGTCTTCTAAAGTAATGATATTCACCCCCTCTTGGTTTAACATCACCAACATGGAATACAGTGAGGTACTTTTACCAGACCCGGTTGGGCCGGTGACTAAAATTAAACCGTGTGGATCAAGTAAATGTTTATTGATGCGATCTAAACTATGATCGGTAAAACCAAGATTCTGTAAAGTCACCACACTGGCTGAAGTATCCAAAATACGCATCACCACTTTCTCATTATCCAGTAATGGTAAAGTCGAGACCCGAAATTCGATATCGCGTCCATCAAAGCGCATTTTGAAACGCCCATCTTGCGGTAAACGGGTTTCATCTAATTTCATATTAGATAATACTTTAATACGCGCAATTAATGATTTATGTACTTTTAAGGGCAACACCAATGAGGTATGCAGCACCCCATCCATGCGGTAACGCACGCGTGATTCTTTACCGACTGGTTCAATGTGTACATCCGAGGCTTTCCCTTCAATGGCATGTTTTAGAATCACTTGAACCATTTTAGTCACCGGTGCTGTGTGCATCACTTCACCCGCTGCCACTTCAGTTTCACTCGTTAAATCCACATCATCAGTCGTGGTATTGGCAATGGCTTGCTGCACAGAACTATCCATATTG
It encodes the following:
- a CDS encoding response regulator, with protein sequence MYKVLLVEDDEMLHGMYTRKFKTQGFEILSAYNGADGMQLATSEHPDVILLDVIMPKMDGFVALKKLKKDPTTAKIPVILLTNLGQEEDVRKGRELGAVDYFIKANHTPQEVVDKVKSLLHK
- the gatA gene encoding Asp-tRNA(Asn)/Glu-tRNA(Gln) amidotransferase subunit GatA, producing the protein MLKQLREQLDSGQTTATKLTTEYLTQIKEKNPALNAYVLVTEELALQQATAADKLIQAGKQSLFTGIPYAAKDIYCVKDIETTACSNILRGYKPPYTATVINRLTGAVLLGKTNADEFAMGSSTENSCFGVTKNPADITRVAGGSSGGSAAAVAASLAPFAFGSDTGGSIRQPASFCGVVGMRPTYGLVPRYGVIPMASSFDTVGPLTESVEDLAMIMETIAGPDQHDSNVPENLVVNYTENLEQPISQLKIGLAKQYLEIDGLNPAVKKIVHDLVNQLSKQGAEVIEVDMPHTSYAMPSYYILVPSEVSSNLARFDGIRYGFRSNNTTDLLSVYMNSRGEGFGAEAKRRIMLGTYALSSGYYDAYYLKAMKVRSLVRQDFTEAFKKVDVLMTPPCPGTAFVIGANSQDPLQMYLEDVYTIPPSLAGVPALVVPAGSVDNLPVGVQIIGPQWSESKLLRVGRMVEQVIY
- the gatC gene encoding Asp-tRNA(Asn)/Glu-tRNA(Gln) amidotransferase subunit GatC gives rise to the protein MALSHDEVIRISHLARISLTETEVKQFQVELSRILDYVDQLNQLDTTGVVPTASVTGLSNRLRPDDITDEFTRDQMLASAIETAEGHIKVKSIHVKTTA
- the ligA gene encoding NAD-dependent DNA ligase LigA — translated: MNQTAAQQRINQLKHEIEQQRYLYHVLDKPALSEAALDSLKHELTQLEQQFPEYLTPDSPSQRVGGQPLPDFKKVTHSQAMLSLNDVFSIEELSDWEIKIKKLVSGDISYYAEIKMDGLAVNLRYEHGMFIQGATRGDGKIGEDVTANLKTIESIPLKLHGEFPAVLEVRGEVYMTKQQFEHLNKTSVEKFANPRNVSAGSIRQLDPTIAASRKLSFMAYDCVTDLGLKLHSDVHAALVKFGFPSNPHNVLCANLEQVKKYHSQIIKKRDKLPYWTDGIVVNIDQLAVFKQLGVVGKAPRGAIAYKFPAEQATTVVEDIQVQVGRTGALTPVAHLRPVFVAGSTVSRATLHNADEIERLDVRVGDTVIIQKAGDIIPEVVQTLPNLRAKKSQPFQFPKLCPACGAKVGRTDGEVAYYCTNPKCFAQERERLYHFVSKGGFDIEGLGPKIIDQLVAAGLVKNFADLFTLTIGDVEPLDRFAEKSAVNLISEIQAKRTVPLARFLYALGIRHVGEETAVILANHFGTIPVDTIPVETLHATSLQGIPGIGTIVSQSIYEYFNDKKNQNNLNELLKYVTLQKPASGKDAKFRVFTNKTFVVTGTLQGYSRDGIKQVIRDHGGKISSSVSTKTDFVVAGTEPGSKYDKAKQLGVKIINETQFKDMLY
- a CDS encoding prepilin-type N-terminal cleavage/methylation domain-containing protein; protein product: MHNRKGFTLVELLVAAALFATVMAVTVNLFILALRKPLTGIDTQHVQEEMNFFLETLASQMTSAEISYSSYTIIPLVNPVNDLYLAVSDTGGVVTYRYFLMGGQVIRKNVATDIDTPITTSVHNDVVIDALSFYIYPQTNPTDPTLNINYQPSVMILITGHSVKDASQIYKLQTFLTTRQYAR
- a CDS encoding prepilin-type N-terminal cleavage/methylation domain-containing protein, which translates into the protein MHFLNCQSKHQPSGFTIVELVVTLAILIVITLGVVMQVRRLSPSQALENGSDVVRAELILARTKAFTGQSCCGGIMPTAYGISITLGSSTVQQIADTTTLSTTILQDNVIVLSCEQNGDVSTTGDCIIKFNTSSDHSVLYNGGLDPNTIILTVREPKSMTVSTIKVYPAVAVIE
- a CDS encoding prepilin peptidase, with protein sequence MDITIFVIVFLALTGLAIGSFVNATVLRINQSQSLQGRSQCPHCHHTLYWYTLIPLLSYIGLRGRCLFCQQSISVQYPLVEAVTAGLFILLGIFFYTDPVRLTIYLILVSICLAIFLSDYLFSTIPDVFSLSGMVIALIGQVLLGGSMFDIGVGVALGGGIFLAQYVLSKGRWVGSGDIRLGVMLGVMLAWPNIVVCLFLAYVAGALVALPLLLIKSKKMGDALPFGTFLTGAGVVALLWGNQIVHWYLYAFLKLPI
- a CDS encoding prepilin-type N-terminal cleavage/methylation domain-containing protein; the protein is MTFKRTQTDQTQGFTLIELLIVIAIIGLLATLAIVSLTTAQRKARDTKRLADVKQIQNAVEIYYRENNTYPLTDDVNNTTWTEFGTSLDPYTTALPIDPTNTSPYVYTYGTNAAGIEYFVAVELEQTDHNALNGDDDNAYAVADAGWEAPVSFISSDGNSAVALDCVDPMYCLSD
- a CDS encoding prepilin-type N-terminal cleavage/methylation domain-containing protein — encoded protein: MTISRTQTNEQGFTLIELLIVIAIIGLLATLAIVSLTTAQRKARDTKRLADVKQLQNAVELFYSESSAYPLSTDTTNETWTEFGSTTGIGNYITNIPVDPTNSGTSIYTYGANSVGTEYFIGAKLEDTSHTALSGDDDGSYIVGTTAGWLAGVDYVSSNDTGATDLNTFSCADPIYCASE
- a CDS encoding type II secretion system F family protein, with product MALFVYKARSAQGQLTKGVIEAPSLDVANEELRERQLIVIELAERSTITLAERWEQFSHRISVRDITFFARQLSVLINATVPVVRALKILTRQTENNFLKKIIADVASEVDGGAKLSTAMGKYPKVFDQFFTHMIRAGETTGRLDEVFEYLATQKEKDYALMSRVRGAMIYPAFIISVMLAVGVIMLIYVVPPITEIITQSGAKIPLPTQIMIGASYALQHFWWLILILVVGTVVGFRFFISTESGRYSVDYFKIKAPIIGPIYQRIVLGRFAISLSNLLSSGVPLPTALNIVADIVSNSVYKDLIIHTIKEVEAGNAISASFLKSTVIPPMVAQMMSVGEETGKLDAILMKLGNFYVQEVDTSLSNITSLIEPIIIITLGVGAFIMVYGILAPIYGATNTIS